In Sphingobacteriales bacterium, a single window of DNA contains:
- a CDS encoding SUMF1/EgtB/PvdO family nonheme iron enzyme: MKRFIKIAFMMSLAVLLVSCAGERSKTTGWKYNDVKWGGFEKHDYKGQETGPNLVFIQGGTFTMGQVEQDVRFDNNAYPRRVTVTSFYMDETEVRNIDYREYCYWLLRVFVDYPEVYEHALPDTNSWRVKLGYNEPMVRYYFRHPNFDEYPVVGVNWIQASGYAAWRTDRVNEMIMIREGFLKPNPDQINEDNFNTEAYLANQYEGLVKKKVKAYTTNEKERRVRLEDGIMLPDYRLPTEAEWEYAALAQVGDALFENVNTRRQYAWAGHSLRKQDTRHRGKFMLNMRRGRGDLMGTASELNDASTYTAEVRSYWPNDYGLYNMTGNVSEWVMDVYRPLSLEDIVDLNPFRGNVFTVPAKDEDGYLLEKDSLGRIIYREVTLDENIDRRNYRVADNIGYLDEETYEKGEQMYNFEVSSLVNNKARVYKGGSWDDRAYWQNPGTRRFLDETQELCTLGFRCAMVHVGDSKRHSRNF; this comes from the coding sequence ATGAAAAGATTTATTAAAATTGCTTTTATGATGTCACTTGCCGTGTTACTGGTATCGTGTGCAGGTGAGCGTTCAAAAACCACGGGATGGAAGTACAATGATGTTAAATGGGGTGGTTTTGAAAAGCATGATTATAAAGGACAGGAAACCGGTCCAAATCTGGTTTTTATCCAGGGAGGTACGTTTACCATGGGTCAGGTCGAACAGGATGTTCGTTTCGACAACAATGCTTACCCGAGAAGAGTTACAGTTACCTCATTTTACATGGATGAAACCGAAGTCAGAAATATTGATTACCGTGAATATTGCTACTGGCTTCTCCGTGTATTTGTTGATTATCCTGAAGTGTATGAACATGCATTACCGGATACCAACTCGTGGCGTGTAAAACTGGGCTACAATGAGCCGATGGTACGTTATTATTTCCGTCATCCCAATTTTGATGAATATCCGGTGGTAGGGGTCAACTGGATTCAGGCATCGGGTTATGCTGCATGGAGGACCGACAGGGTCAACGAAATGATCATGATCCGGGAAGGCTTCCTGAAACCCAATCCTGACCAGATTAATGAAGATAACTTCAATACCGAAGCCTATCTGGCCAATCAATATGAAGGTTTGGTAAAAAAGAAAGTTAAAGCCTATACTACTAACGAAAAAGAACGCAGGGTTCGCCTTGAAGATGGCATCATGCTTCCCGATTACCGTTTGCCGACCGAAGCTGAATGGGAATATGCCGCTCTTGCTCAGGTTGGTGATGCTTTGTTTGAAAACGTAAATACCAGAAGACAGTATGCATGGGCAGGACATTCACTCAGAAAACAGGATACCCGACACAGGGGTAAATTCATGCTCAACATGAGAAGAGGAAGGGGTGACCTGATGGGTACTGCCAGTGAGTTGAACGATGCTTCAACCTATACAGCCGAAGTACGTTCCTACTGGCCTAATGATTACGGACTTTACAACATGACGGGAAATGTCAGTGAATGGGTGATGGATGTTTATCGTCCCTTGTCGCTCGAAGATATTGTTGACCTGAATCCTTTCAGAGGAAACGTATTTACCGTTCCTGCCAAGGATGAAGATGGCTATCTGCTCGAAAAAGACAGTTTGGGTCGTATTATCTACCGCGAAGTAACCCTTGATGAAAATATCGACAGGAGAAATTACCGTGTTGCCGACAATATTGGTTATCTGGATGAAGAAACCTATGAAAAAGGCGAACAAATGTATAATTTCGAAGTAAGTTCACTTGTCAACAACAAGGCAAGGGTCTATAAAGGCGGAAGCTGGGACGACAGAGCTTATTGGCAGAATCCGGGAACCAGGAGATTTCTGGATGAGACACAGGAATTATGTACGCTTGGGTTCCGTTGTGCAATGGTTCATGTGGGAGATTCAAAACGTCATTCACGCAATTTTTAA